The nucleotide sequence NNNNNNNNNNNNNNNNNNNNNNNNNNNNNNNNNNNNNNNNNNNNNNNNNNNNNNNNNNNNNNNNNNNNNNNNNNNNNNNNNNNNNNNNNNNNNNNNNNNNNNNNNNNNNNNNNNNNNNNNNNNNNNNNNNNNNNNNNNNNNNNNNNNNNNNNNNNNNNNNNNNNNNNNNNNNNNNNNNNNNNNNNNNNNNNNNNNNNNNNNNNNNNNNNNNNNNNNNNNNNNNNNNNNNNNNNNNNNNNNNNNNNNNNNNNNNNNNNNNNNNNNNNNNNNNNNNNNNNNNNNNNNNNNNNNNNNNNNNNNNNNNNNNNNNNNNNNNNNNNNNNNNNNNNNNNNNNNNNNNNNNNNNNNNNNNNNNNNNNNNNNNNNNNNNNNNNNNNNNNNNNNNNNNNNNNNNNNNNNNNNNNNNNNNNNNNNNNNNNNNNNNNNNNNNNNNNNNNNNNNNNNNNNNNNNNNNNNNNNNNNNNNNNNNNNNNNNNNNNNNNNNNNNNNNNNNNNNNNNNNNNNNNNNNNNNNNNNNNNNNNNNNNNNNNNNNNNNNNNNNNNNNNNNNNNNNNNNNNNNNNNNNNNNNNNNNNNNNNNNNNNNNNNNNNNNNNNNNNNNNNNNNNNNAATGAGGCAATTTCCAAACATAAGAGGAAACATAGATGCGAAGATGTCGACAATGGTGGCGTCTCAAACACGTCCTCCGTGGCGTACACCAGTTCCTTACCTATTCGGTGGTTTAGCCGCCATGCTTGGACTCATCGCTTTTGCTCTCTTGTTGCTCGCTTGCTCTTACTGGAAGTTCTCTCGCCAAACGGACGAAGGGGAGAAACAGACCGAGTCCGGTGAGAAAGTGGTGGCTAAGGTTTTCGAAGAGAAGATTCTTGTGATCATGGCTGGACAGAACAACCCTACTTTCTTGGCTACTCCGGTCGCCGCCAAGATTTGCGTGGACTGTGTAAATGCGATGAAGAAAGAAGGGCGAAATGGGGAATATACAGTAACAGAAGAAGACCACTGAGCTCTGTTCTCAAGAAAGtgttcttttttcattttggtttttttttccgtcCTTTGTTTTCGTCggttctttttgtttgatggGGAATCTagttttttcctctgtttttatcGACCTTGAAATTGTAAATCTTTACTAGAGTAGTAAGGGGTTTGTTTCTCTGTATTTTTGTTGGTATATGAAAGTATTTTGCTATAAGGTTAATTCAAGCTATCATCTGGTCTGGTTTAgtcattaacattttcaactTAGTTTCAAGGGTATTTATATGCATGCACCTGATCTGATAAGACCAAATTCTATAGTTTATTTGCAAAAACTAAGAAGTTTAACAACATTTTCGTTGCCAAGTGTGGATATCACTCTTAAGTTAGAGGAGCAAATTTTTGGTCGAGGCCATAGATTGATCATTACACTCTTCGAGC is from Camelina sativa cultivar DH55 chromosome 20, Cs, whole genome shotgun sequence and encodes:
- the LOC104770965 gene encoding protein GLUTAMINE DUMPER 5-like, producing the protein MRQFPNIRGNIDAKMSTMVASQTRPPWRTPVPYLFGGLAAMLGLIAFALLLLACSYWKFSRQTDEGEKQTESGEKVVAKVFEEKILVIMAGQNNPTFLATPVAAKICVDCVNAMKKEGRNGEYTVTEEDH